In one Zobellia galactanivorans genomic region, the following are encoded:
- the ilvC gene encoding ketol-acid reductoisomerase, with translation MANYFNTLSLRDQLAQLGKCRFMEASEFSEGVSALKGKKIVIVGCGAQGLNQGLNMRDSGLDISYALRDAAIKEKRQSFLNATENGFTVGTYAELIPSADMVINLTPDKQHTAVVGAVMPLMKKGATLSYSHGFNIVEEGTQVREDLTVIMVAPKSPGSEVREEYKRGFGVPTLIAVHPENDPEGKGLEQAKAYAAATGGHRAGVLESSFVAEVKSDLMGEQTILCGLLQTGSILCFDKMIEKGIDAGYASKLIQYGWETITEGMKYGGITNMMDRLSNPAKIKAFELSEELKEIMRPLFQKHMDDIMTGHFSKTMMEDWANDDKNLLTWRAETGETAFEKTPAGDDKISEQEFYDNGVLMIAMVRAGVELAYESMTESGIIGESAYYESLHETPLIANTIARKKLFEMNRVISDTAEYGCYLFDHACKPLLADFMKKIDTDVIGKAYGEGKDNGVDNAKLIAVNKVLREHPVEIVGARLRASMTAMKPIV, from the coding sequence ATGGCAAATTACTTTAATACACTTTCTTTAAGAGATCAATTGGCCCAGTTGGGAAAATGTAGGTTTATGGAAGCTTCGGAATTCTCCGAAGGTGTATCGGCTTTAAAAGGAAAGAAAATAGTTATCGTTGGTTGTGGGGCCCAAGGTCTCAATCAAGGACTTAACATGCGTGATTCGGGTCTTGATATTTCGTACGCGCTAAGGGATGCCGCAATTAAAGAAAAAAGACAATCGTTTTTGAACGCTACGGAAAACGGTTTTACCGTTGGTACCTATGCGGAATTGATTCCTAGTGCCGATATGGTGATCAACCTTACTCCTGACAAACAACATACTGCCGTTGTTGGAGCGGTAATGCCATTGATGAAAAAGGGAGCGACTTTATCGTATTCACATGGTTTTAATATTGTGGAAGAAGGTACCCAAGTACGCGAAGACCTTACCGTTATTATGGTAGCGCCTAAGAGTCCGGGTTCTGAGGTGCGTGAAGAATATAAAAGAGGTTTTGGTGTACCTACCTTGATCGCGGTTCACCCAGAGAACGATCCTGAAGGAAAGGGCTTGGAGCAGGCCAAGGCATATGCCGCCGCCACAGGAGGCCATAGGGCAGGTGTTTTGGAATCTTCCTTTGTTGCCGAAGTAAAGTCCGATTTAATGGGTGAGCAAACTATCCTTTGTGGATTGTTGCAAACAGGTAGTATTCTTTGTTTCGACAAAATGATCGAAAAGGGAATCGATGCCGGCTATGCTTCCAAATTAATCCAATACGGATGGGAGACCATTACCGAAGGAATGAAATACGGTGGTATCACCAATATGATGGATCGTTTGTCGAATCCCGCCAAAATCAAGGCTTTTGAACTTTCTGAAGAATTGAAAGAGATTATGCGTCCGCTTTTCCAAAAACATATGGATGATATTATGACCGGTCATTTCTCAAAAACCATGATGGAAGACTGGGCCAATGACGATAAAAATCTTTTGACTTGGCGTGCGGAAACCGGTGAAACGGCTTTTGAAAAAACTCCTGCAGGTGACGATAAAATATCTGAGCAAGAATTTTATGACAATGGAGTGTTAATGATCGCTATGGTAAGGGCCGGTGTTGAATTGGCTTATGAAAGCATGACGGAATCGGGTATTATCGGTGAGTCGGCTTACTATGAGTCATTGCACGAAACCCCGCTAATTGCAAATACCATTGCAAGAAAGAAATTGTTCGAGATGAACCGCGTTATTTCCGATACCGCTGAGTACGGTTGTTACCTGTTCGATCATGCCTGTAAGCCTCTATTGGCCGATTTTATGAAGAAAATCGATACCGACGTTATCGGTAAGGCTTATGGCGAAGGTAAAGATAACGGGGTAGACAATGCTAAACTCATAGCAGTGAACAAAGTACTTCGTGAGCATCCGGTCGAAATCGTAGGCGCTAGACTTCGTGCTTCTATGACGGCCATGAAGCCGATTGTATAA
- the ilvN gene encoding acetolactate synthase small subunit, whose product MEKQWFTISVYSENNVGLLNRISGIFLKRHINIESLNVSKSEIDGVSKFTIVVHTTERWTHNIVGQIEKQIEVIKAFYHTDDETIYQESALFKIASALLFDERQIQNIIKENNSQIVTVARDFFVIAKSGRRNEIDEMYDQLKPFGIMQFVRSGRISVSKEEMRITALLNEFYQEK is encoded by the coding sequence ATGGAAAAACAATGGTTTACCATATCGGTATATTCCGAGAACAATGTAGGTTTGCTGAATAGAATTTCAGGGATTTTCTTAAAGAGACACATTAACATAGAGAGTTTAAACGTTTCTAAGTCAGAGATAGATGGCGTATCTAAATTTACCATTGTTGTGCATACCACCGAGCGATGGACGCACAATATCGTAGGTCAGATAGAAAAACAGATCGAAGTGATAAAGGCCTTTTATCATACCGACGACGAAACGATCTATCAAGAATCGGCCCTGTTTAAGATTGCATCGGCGCTCTTGTTCGATGAAAGACAGATCCAAAATATCATAAAAGAGAACAACTCGCAGATCGTTACCGTGGCGCGCGACTTTTTTGTGATCGCTAAATCGGGACGTAGAAACGAAATCGATGAAATGTACGATCAATTAAAGCCTTTCGGTATTATGCAATTTGTACGTTCGGGCCGTATTTCGGTATCTAAGGAGGAAATGCGGATTACCGCTTTGCTCAATGAATTTTATCAAGAAAAATAA
- a CDS encoding O-methyltransferase: MLDSQISDQPKIYQEIQRKSKEVGFTMPSDLYVGSLLKTLMLSKPNGRFLEMGTGIGLSLSWMIDGMGPDSSLVSVDNDSDLIEIVSEYFGADERVELICQDGSDWIRSYEGGHFDLIFADAWPGKYSEIDETLRLLAIGGFYVVDDMAVQPNWPEGHEDNVGRLIGYLEGRDDFVLTKLDWSTGLIVAVKTK, from the coding sequence ATGCTCGACTCCCAAATATCGGATCAACCAAAAATCTATCAAGAGATTCAGCGAAAATCGAAGGAAGTGGGCTTTACCATGCCTTCCGATCTATATGTCGGTAGCTTGTTGAAAACATTGATGTTGTCAAAGCCCAACGGAAGATTTTTGGAGATGGGCACGGGCATTGGCTTGAGCCTATCTTGGATGATCGATGGTATGGGGCCTGATAGCAGTTTGGTTTCGGTAGACAATGATAGTGACCTCATAGAGATCGTATCGGAGTATTTTGGGGCCGACGAACGGGTGGAATTGATTTGTCAAGATGGGTCGGATTGGATCCGTTCGTATGAAGGGGGGCATTTCGATTTGATTTTTGCCGATGCTTGGCCTGGAAAATACAGTGAAATAGATGAAACGCTTCGTCTTTTGGCTATAGGAGGTTTCTATGTTGTGGACGATATGGCGGTCCAACCCAATTGGCCTGAAGGCCATGAAGATAATGTAGGGCGTTTGATAGGCTATTTGGAAGGCCGGGATGATTTTGTTTTGACCAAGTTGGACTGGTCGACAGGCCTCATCGTTGCGGTAAAAACCAAATAG
- the ilvB gene encoding biosynthetic-type acetolactate synthase large subunit: protein METVKIKTQENPKKETLKISGAEAIIHCLLAEGVDLLYGYPGGAIMPVYDELYKFQDKLTHILTRHEQGAAHAAQGYARVSGKVGVAMATSGPGATNLVTGLADAQIDSTPMVCITGQVTRHLLGSDAFQETDIIGISTPVTKWNYQITEASEIPEIMAKAFYIARSGRPGPVLVDITKNAQFDEFEFSYEKCTAVRSYDAVPKPKVESIEAAAELINNAKKPFIVWGQGIILGRAEEELKALVEKSGIPAAWTIMGASALDSEHPLNVGMVGMHGNYGPNMLTNECDVLIAIGMRFDDRVTGSLDTYAKQAKVIHFEIDKAEINKNVHADVAVLGDSKETLGLLLPLINENKHEAWHNEFKEKYKIEFDQVIKNDIHPTKEGLTMGEVIEEINIASEQNAVIVTDVGQHQMIGCRYAKFKKTKSNITSGGLGTMGFALPAAIGAKMGAMDREVVAIIGDGGYQMTIQELGVIFQHNVPVKIVVLNNDHLGMVRQWQELFFDKRYASTVMVNPDFVKIAEGYSIEAKRVSKREDLKTAIQEMIASDKPYFLEVKVEKEDNVFPMIPSGASVSEIRLK, encoded by the coding sequence ATGGAAACAGTAAAAATAAAAACACAGGAAAACCCAAAGAAGGAAACTCTGAAGATCAGTGGGGCCGAAGCTATTATTCATTGTCTGCTGGCCGAAGGGGTCGATTTACTTTATGGGTATCCTGGCGGGGCCATCATGCCGGTCTATGATGAGCTGTACAAGTTTCAGGATAAGCTTACCCATATTTTAACGCGCCATGAACAGGGTGCGGCGCATGCGGCCCAAGGTTATGCCCGTGTTTCGGGTAAAGTGGGGGTGGCTATGGCTACTTCCGGACCGGGTGCGACCAACTTGGTGACAGGTTTGGCAGATGCTCAGATAGATTCTACGCCCATGGTGTGTATTACAGGGCAGGTCACCCGTCATTTGCTGGGGTCCGATGCTTTTCAAGAAACCGATATTATCGGAATTTCGACTCCTGTGACCAAATGGAACTATCAGATTACCGAGGCTTCCGAAATTCCTGAAATCATGGCAAAGGCTTTCTATATTGCCAGATCGGGAAGACCGGGTCCGGTATTGGTGGATATCACTAAGAACGCCCAGTTCGACGAATTTGAATTTAGTTATGAAAAATGCACTGCCGTAAGAAGTTATGATGCGGTGCCTAAACCAAAGGTCGAATCTATTGAGGCGGCGGCCGAACTGATCAATAATGCAAAGAAACCATTTATAGTTTGGGGTCAGGGTATTATTTTGGGAAGGGCCGAAGAGGAGCTTAAGGCCTTGGTCGAAAAATCGGGTATTCCCGCAGCTTGGACGATCATGGGGGCTTCGGCCTTAGATAGCGAGCACCCTTTGAATGTTGGTATGGTAGGAATGCACGGAAACTACGGACCTAATATGTTGACCAACGAGTGTGATGTGCTTATAGCAATAGGTATGCGCTTCGATGATCGTGTTACGGGAAGTCTGGATACCTATGCCAAACAAGCTAAAGTTATTCACTTTGAGATAGATAAGGCGGAGATAAACAAGAATGTCCATGCCGATGTAGCGGTTCTGGGCGATTCTAAAGAGACTTTGGGCTTGTTGCTTCCATTGATCAACGAGAACAAGCATGAAGCTTGGCATAACGAGTTCAAGGAAAAATATAAAATCGAATTTGATCAGGTGATCAAGAACGATATTCACCCTACCAAAGAAGGTTTGACTATGGGCGAGGTAATCGAGGAGATAAACATCGCATCCGAGCAAAATGCGGTTATCGTTACCGATGTAGGTCAGCATCAAATGATAGGCTGTCGGTATGCGAAATTCAAAAAGACTAAGAGTAATATTACTTCCGGGGGATTGGGTACAATGGGATTTGCCCTTCCTGCGGCCATAGGGGCCAAAATGGGTGCTATGGACCGTGAAGTGGTCGCCATTATCGGAGACGGGGGCTACCAAATGACCATTCAGGAACTTGGGGTAATTTTCCAGCATAACGTTCCTGTTAAGATCGTGGTATTGAACAATGACCATTTGGGTATGGTACGTCAGTGGCAAGAGCTTTTCTTTGATAAGAGATATGCTTCTACCGTAATGGTAAACCCTGATTTTGTCAAGATTGCCGAAGGTTACAGCATCGAGGCGAAAAGGGTGAGCAAAAGGGAAGATCTTAAAACGGCCATTCAAGAAATGATCGCTTCTGATAAGCCTTATTTCCTAGAGGTTAAGGTGGAGAAGGAAGACAACGTGTTTCCGATGATTCCTTCCGGGGCTTCTGTTTCCGAAATACGATTGAAATAA
- the ilvD gene encoding dihydroxy-acid dehydratase, translating into MELNKYSKNVTQDPTQPAAQAMLYAIGFKDEDFNKPLIGIASTGYEGNPCNMHLNDLAKLVKEGVNSKETVGLIFNTIGVSDGISMGTPGMRFSLPSRDLIADSMETVVQGMSYDGLVTVVGCDKNMPGALMAMLRLNRPAILVYGGTIASGCHNNKKLDIVSAFEAWGEKVAGTMEETEYKCIIKKSIPGAGACGGMYTANTMASAIEALGMSLPYNSSNPAISDDKKQECIAAGKQMRVLIEKDIKPLDIVTRKSLENAIRLVTIMGGSTNAVLHFLAIARAADIEFTLQDFQHISDTTPFIADLKPSGKFLMEDVHRVGGIPAVLKYLLKNGLLHGDCLTVTGKTLAENLENVPDLEEGQEVIMPLDKPIKATGHLRMLYGNLAENGSVAKITGKEGLLFKGTAKVFDSEYAANDGIRTGLVKKGDVVVIRYEGPKGGPGMPEMLKPTAAIMGAGLGKDVALITDGRFSGGTHGFVVGHISPEAQEGGTIALVQDGDIITIDAETNSINVEVSDEELAKRKESWVEPELKFKKGVLYKYARSVSSAAQGCVTDEF; encoded by the coding sequence ATGGAACTTAACAAGTATAGCAAAAACGTAACTCAAGACCCAACTCAACCGGCTGCTCAGGCAATGTTATATGCCATCGGTTTTAAAGACGAAGACTTCAATAAACCCTTGATCGGTATTGCCAGTACGGGCTATGAGGGCAACCCTTGTAATATGCACCTTAACGATTTGGCCAAGTTGGTCAAGGAAGGGGTCAATTCAAAAGAAACGGTCGGCCTTATCTTTAATACGATTGGGGTCAGTGATGGTATATCTATGGGTACACCAGGGATGCGTTTTTCCTTGCCGTCAAGAGATTTGATCGCCGATTCTATGGAAACGGTGGTTCAGGGTATGTCTTATGATGGATTGGTAACCGTTGTTGGTTGTGATAAAAATATGCCAGGGGCCTTGATGGCTATGTTGCGGTTGAACCGTCCTGCTATTTTGGTCTACGGTGGAACCATTGCTTCAGGATGCCATAATAATAAGAAACTGGACATTGTTTCAGCTTTTGAGGCATGGGGGGAGAAAGTTGCGGGAACCATGGAGGAGACCGAGTATAAATGTATTATTAAAAAATCCATTCCGGGCGCAGGTGCGTGTGGTGGTATGTATACGGCCAACACTATGGCCTCGGCAATTGAAGCCTTAGGGATGTCCTTGCCGTATAACTCTTCAAACCCGGCCATAAGCGACGATAAGAAACAAGAATGTATTGCTGCCGGTAAGCAAATGCGTGTATTGATCGAAAAGGATATCAAACCTTTGGACATCGTTACGCGAAAATCTTTGGAAAACGCTATTCGATTGGTCACTATTATGGGGGGCTCTACGAATGCGGTACTACACTTTTTGGCCATCGCAAGAGCGGCGGATATAGAATTTACTTTACAAGATTTTCAACATATAAGTGATACAACACCTTTTATCGCCGATTTGAAACCTAGCGGTAAATTTTTAATGGAAGATGTTCACCGTGTAGGTGGTATACCTGCTGTATTAAAGTATTTGTTGAAGAACGGTTTATTACATGGTGATTGTTTAACGGTTACAGGAAAAACATTGGCGGAGAACCTTGAAAATGTTCCGGATTTAGAAGAAGGGCAAGAGGTTATTATGCCGCTCGATAAGCCGATCAAGGCAACGGGCCATTTGCGTATGCTTTATGGAAACCTGGCCGAAAATGGTTCGGTCGCCAAGATTACGGGTAAAGAAGGCTTGTTGTTCAAGGGAACTGCCAAAGTGTTTGATAGTGAATATGCGGCCAACGACGGTATTCGTACCGGATTGGTAAAGAAAGGCGATGTAGTGGTCATTCGTTACGAAGGACCTAAGGGAGGACCGGGAATGCCGGAAATGTTGAAGCCTACCGCAGCTATTATGGGTGCGGGCCTAGGTAAGGATGTGGCCTTGATTACCGATGGTCGTTTCTCGGGAGGGACGCACGGTTTTGTGGTAGGGCATATTTCCCCCGAAGCGCAAGAAGGTGGAACCATAGCCTTGGTACAAGATGGTGATATCATTACCATCGATGCTGAAACCAACTCTATAAATGTTGAGGTTTCCGATGAAGAATTGGCTAAACGCAAGGAATCTTGGGTAGAGCCTGAATTGAAGTTTAAAAAAGGAGTGTTGTACAAGTATGCCCGTTCGGTCTCATCGGCGGCGCAGGGTTGTGTAACGGATGAATTTTAA
- a CDS encoding 5-oxoprolinase subunit C family protein — MLKILKSGLFTTVQDVGRYGFLDKGVPVAGFMDGFSAKKINQLLENDSASAVLEITMTGPTLLFEEATYIAIGGALLSATLNNEPVANYEVIKVSEGDILSFGKLEKGFRSYLAVKGGFKTPVVLGSRSLFSSVTKKSHLVDGEELPYETCLDFKPKISKLKVDSFLEEQVLTVSKGPEYDSLSDKQLEMLFYKAFSIANENNRMAYQLEEKIIGIKTSMITSATLPGTVQLTPSGKLIILMKDGQTTGGYPRVLQLSDRAISILSQKKYGDEVHFQLN; from the coding sequence ATGCTTAAAATACTTAAATCAGGACTATTTACTACGGTCCAGGATGTGGGTCGTTATGGTTTTTTGGACAAGGGGGTGCCCGTTGCGGGGTTTATGGATGGTTTTTCGGCAAAAAAAATAAATCAGCTTTTGGAGAACGATAGTGCTTCGGCCGTCTTGGAAATAACCATGACCGGCCCGACCTTGCTTTTTGAGGAAGCTACGTATATCGCTATAGGGGGAGCATTGTTGAGTGCTACCTTGAACAATGAACCTGTGGCCAATTACGAGGTAATCAAGGTTTCCGAGGGCGATATCCTCTCCTTTGGGAAACTTGAAAAGGGATTTCGTAGTTATCTGGCTGTAAAAGGCGGCTTTAAAACGCCTGTGGTGTTGGGTAGTCGTTCCTTGTTTTCTTCCGTAACCAAAAAGAGCCACCTTGTAGATGGGGAAGAGTTGCCTTATGAGACTTGCCTTGATTTTAAACCTAAAATCAGCAAATTGAAAGTTGATTCCTTTTTGGAGGAACAGGTGTTGACCGTGTCAAAAGGACCGGAGTACGACAGTCTTTCCGATAAGCAGTTGGAGATGTTGTTTTATAAGGCATTCTCCATAGCGAACGAAAACAATAGAATGGCCTATCAATTGGAAGAAAAGATTATAGGCATCAAGACTTCGATGATTACCTCGGCGACGCTTCCCGGAACGGTGCAACTCACCCCTTCCGGTAAATTGATTATTTTGATGAAAGACGGGCAGACCACTGGTGGCTATCCGAGAGTTTTACAGCTTTCCGATAGGGCGATTTCGATTTTGTCCCAGAAAAAGTATGGTGATGAGGTGCATTTTCAATTGAATTGA
- the pxpB gene encoding 5-oxoprolinase subunit PxpB: MKKYSISIRPFGRHAILLEWPSRVDRDILEDILQFTQYLRECCLKSDRWEIVPAYNSVALIYREEPIEFDAFKEKLQNWYNEDIKVVKRQRVLWRLPVCYDLDFGIDLIEIAERSGMSIGEIVTLHTSHVYTVFGIGFLPGFTYLGGLPETLEFDRRPQPRPKVVAGSVGLAGKQTGIYPQESPGGWNIIGNCPVPMFNPKKEEPCFVSVGDQVQFYSVSRAEYDLHKIEGEVGIYKLEKILLDA, encoded by the coding sequence GTGAAAAAGTATTCTATTTCCATACGGCCCTTTGGTAGGCATGCCATCCTTTTGGAATGGCCAAGTAGGGTGGATCGTGATATATTGGAAGATATTCTTCAATTTACCCAGTATTTGAGGGAGTGTTGCTTAAAGAGTGACCGTTGGGAAATTGTGCCGGCCTATAATTCCGTTGCGTTGATCTACCGGGAAGAGCCGATCGAGTTCGATGCTTTTAAGGAGAAGCTTCAAAATTGGTATAACGAGGATATTAAAGTGGTCAAGAGGCAGCGTGTGCTTTGGCGTTTGCCCGTATGCTATGATTTGGACTTCGGGATAGATTTAATTGAAATCGCCGAGAGGTCCGGAATGTCTATAGGTGAAATTGTAACCTTGCATACTTCCCATGTTTATACGGTATTCGGTATAGGATTTTTGCCGGGCTTCACTTATTTGGGGGGACTTCCCGAAACATTGGAGTTCGATAGGAGGCCGCAGCCCCGTCCGAAGGTGGTGGCGGGATCCGTGGGCTTGGCAGGGAAGCAGACGGGGATATATCCTCAAGAATCGCCTGGGGGGTGGAACATTATCGGAAACTGCCCGGTACCCATGTTCAACCCTAAGAAAGAAGAGCCCTGCTTTGTCAGTGTAGGTGATCAGGTGCAGTTCTATTCCGTAAGTAGGGCGGAATACGATTTGCATAAGATCGAAGGTGAAGTGGGTATTTACAAATTGGAAAAAATTTTGCTAGATGCTTAA
- the pxpA gene encoding 5-oxoprolinase subunit PxpA, with protein MKPSYIDLNSDVGEGIGLEKDLLPLISSCNVACGGHAGNAQSISDIVDLAHIYNVKVGAHPSYPDTSNFGRVSIQIPEAELIGSIREQISLLEGTLLEKGKSMHHIKAHGALYNDIAKDVDLARLFLMAVEKYKKTTFIYVPYGSEVAKEALCSGFKIKYEAFADRNYNDDLSLVSRRFGNGLITSKEEVLAHVAEMVGTQQVVTVTGKKVKILADTFCVHGDTQGALQIVLYLTQELSHLNILIEK; from the coding sequence ATGAAGCCAAGTTATATAGACTTAAATAGTGATGTGGGTGAAGGTATAGGTCTTGAAAAGGATCTTTTGCCCTTGATCTCATCGTGCAATGTGGCCTGTGGAGGGCATGCGGGTAACGCGCAGAGTATTTCCGATATCGTAGATCTTGCGCATATATATAATGTAAAAGTGGGGGCGCATCCTTCCTATCCCGATACATCCAACTTTGGCAGGGTTTCTATACAAATACCCGAAGCCGAACTGATAGGCAGTATTAGGGAGCAGATATCCCTTTTGGAAGGAACGCTTCTTGAGAAAGGAAAATCTATGCACCATATTAAGGCCCATGGGGCCTTGTATAACGATATTGCCAAAGATGTCGATTTGGCCCGTCTGTTTTTGATGGCTGTGGAAAAATACAAGAAAACTACCTTTATATATGTGCCCTATGGCTCAGAAGTGGCAAAGGAGGCCCTGTGTTCAGGGTTTAAGATAAAGTATGAGGCATTTGCCGATCGTAACTATAACGACGATTTAAGTTTGGTTTCCCGTCGGTTTGGGAACGGGCTGATAACATCTAAAGAAGAGGTCTTGGCGCACGTAGCCGAAATGGTAGGTACACAGCAGGTGGTTACGGTTACGGGAAAGAAGGTAAAGATACTTGCCGATACTTTTTGTGTTCATGGGGATACCCAAGGTGCATTGCAAATAGTATTGTATCTTACTCAAGAATTGTCGCACCTAAATATATTGATAGAAAAGTGA
- a CDS encoding recombinase family protein has protein sequence MLAIYCRISQEKLEGKDRSIKDQKLLGIELAESLKLPYKVYIDEGISGTKAIADRPAFSEMLDDIQDGKITSVYAYDQSRLERSPETRFVFKRLLKENNVKLYTDNGLVDTESEEGEMMGDFLSIINQYYARITARKIKSVLKRNAKEGKVHGNILPFGYSKDEKGYLTINEKEAEIVKEIYAKSLSGIGSSTIKNWLNETGVPTRYNKLSGTLTTVNKYTGKKTTKKKSDIKWSDKTVQDILRNPIYKGKRRWGKEFYDCPAILDADYWQKVNDNLPKNKHNSGKKVDHKYLLKGLLECAKCGRNLYGHRRVSLKDNAYICSSKRIKSQNCGSRGINIDYLEDVIFSRFLKGDKLLEMVRESTKNDLDNQRSLKLNKELETLEKRKQELERQKEKAIRLTLLDEVSESDLSNILKGMDQEHSDANIRISNIKSELEFLKKGLNSQNEIQNDISQMKDNTPFNIKRDMIHKYIKRIYITWWPEVFEHIIEVSFNLPIPNEKFLTNRGHKLKKLGLELNGKDWKSIEGIIYNNHQEH, from the coding sequence ATGCTTGCAATTTACTGTCGAATCTCACAAGAGAAACTAGAAGGAAAAGACCGTTCGATCAAAGATCAAAAACTTTTAGGGATCGAACTTGCGGAATCGCTGAAACTGCCCTACAAAGTTTATATTGATGAAGGAATCAGCGGAACAAAGGCCATTGCGGACCGCCCCGCCTTTTCCGAAATGTTGGACGATATTCAGGACGGAAAAATTACGTCCGTCTACGCCTATGATCAATCACGTTTAGAGCGTTCACCGGAAACCCGCTTCGTTTTTAAAAGGCTGTTAAAGGAAAACAACGTCAAACTATACACCGATAACGGTTTAGTCGACACCGAGAGCGAAGAAGGCGAAATGATGGGCGATTTCTTGAGCATCATAAACCAGTATTACGCCCGAATTACTGCCCGAAAAATAAAATCCGTACTAAAGCGTAATGCCAAAGAAGGAAAGGTACACGGAAACATATTGCCGTTCGGGTATTCCAAAGATGAAAAAGGGTATTTGACGATAAACGAAAAGGAAGCGGAAATAGTAAAAGAGATTTACGCCAAATCCCTTTCGGGCATAGGGTCAAGCACGATAAAAAACTGGCTGAACGAAACCGGAGTTCCGACGCGGTACAACAAATTATCGGGTACGTTGACGACCGTTAACAAATACACGGGAAAAAAGACAACAAAGAAAAAATCAGATATTAAATGGTCGGATAAAACCGTTCAAGATATACTAAGAAACCCCATATATAAAGGTAAAAGAAGGTGGGGCAAAGAGTTTTACGATTGTCCCGCTATCCTTGATGCGGATTATTGGCAGAAAGTAAACGACAACCTCCCTAAAAACAAGCATAATTCCGGAAAGAAAGTCGACCATAAATATTTGCTCAAAGGCCTTTTAGAGTGTGCCAAATGTGGTCGAAATTTGTACGGACACCGTAGGGTCAGTTTAAAGGACAACGCCTATATATGTAGCAGCAAGAGGATTAAAAGTCAAAATTGCGGTAGTAGGGGGATAAATATCGATTATTTGGAAGATGTTATTTTCAGTAGATTCTTAAAAGGTGACAAACTCTTGGAAATGGTCAGGGAATCCACCAAAAACGACCTAGATAATCAACGCTCTCTCAAGCTTAACAAAGAACTTGAAACACTCGAAAAGAGAAAACAGGAATTGGAACGCCAAAAGGAAAAAGCAATTCGCCTTACCTTGCTTGATGAAGTTTCGGAATCGGACCTTTCGAACATTTTAAAAGGTATGGATCAAGAACATTCAGACGCCAATATCAGGATTTCCAACATAAAGAGCGAACTTGAATTTCTGAAAAAGGGCCTTAACTCTCAAAATGAAATACAAAACGATATTTCCCAAATGAAAGACAATACACCGTTTAATATTAAGAGGGATATGATCCACAAATATATAAAGCGTATCTATATTACTTGGTGGCCCGAAGTTTTCGAACATATTATCGAGGTATCTTTCAACCTCCCTATTCCGAACGAAAAATTCCTTACCAATAGAGGTCACAAGCTTAAAAAACTTGGATTGGAACTAAACGGCAAGGACTGGAAATCTATCGAGGGGATAATTTACAATAATCATCAAGAACATTAG
- a CDS encoding type II toxin-antitoxin system VapC family toxin produces the protein MKKVCLDTNILVWYIKRQATKGQEGFIPKVDYLFKHFEKKNITIVIPSIVLAELLGSVADEDKRDEYFDYLNSNFEIAQYDIVSSRQYADLRAKLSKKNAKQYANKKSVPKCMMINDYNICAVALSSGCDAIFSHNLKDFEKFIDHRIPIYTLDYVDKLKKEEEKITKRQLSQSNQFSLLNDLPDFQEDE, from the coding sequence ATGAAGAAAGTCTGCCTAGATACTAATATATTGGTTTGGTACATTAAACGTCAAGCTACAAAAGGTCAAGAGGGATTTATACCTAAAGTAGATTATTTGTTTAAACATTTTGAAAAAAAGAACATTACTATAGTAATACCTAGTATAGTTCTTGCGGAATTACTAGGAAGTGTTGCTGACGAAGATAAAAGAGATGAGTATTTTGATTATTTGAACAGTAATTTTGAAATAGCCCAATACGATATTGTTTCATCCAGACAGTACGCAGACTTAAGAGCTAAACTGTCGAAAAAAAACGCAAAGCAATACGCAAACAAGAAAAGTGTACCAAAATGCATGATGATAAATGATTATAACATATGCGCTGTTGCTTTATCTAGTGGATGTGATGCAATTTTTTCACATAATTTAAAGGATTTTGAGAAATTTATAGATCATCGAATTCCTATTTACACGTTAGACTACGTGGATAAGCTTAAGAAGGAAGAAGAAAAAATTACAAAAAGGCAATTGTCCCAATCTAATCAATTCAGCCTTCTAAACGATTTACCAGACTTTCAAGAGGATGAGTGA